The DNA window GGGAGTTCAAACGCATCATCAGATTTCTTTGTTGAGTTGACCCGGATACTGCGGTGGCTGCAGAAATGCGTTTCAGGCCCGGCGTGTCGGCACACTGACCGCCGGTCCGGTGAGCAATTGATTCGGTCATTGGCGACGTTCCCAGTCCCCGGATACATCGCCGTCAGGAGAATAGTTCATGTCGCAAACACGCTCAATTCACGACATCGAGCCTCAATGTGTCAAGCGCGCGACTGCAGAGTTGCCGGCTGATCTGCCGCGCACTGGGCGCTGTCGGAGCGGACGGGGCGCAGCGGCTGGGTTCCCGCCGTCGCGGGAATGACGGGGGTGCCTGCGCGGGAATGACGGGGGGCCGAGGCCTTGCCGGGCGGACTTAGAATTGGCCGACGACGTCGTTGTCGGCGATTGCGGAGAGGCGCCACAGTGTTGCTGAATCGATGTGTTGAGACAGCATACGCACGGAACCGTCGCCCAGCAGCGCCTGGAATCCCCCTTCGTGAGGACTGCTGATGCGGGCGAAGTCGCGGAAGTCCGGAGTTCCCCGTTTCGCGAATCCAAAGACCACCGGGAACGCTCCGTTGTCGATCCAGAAATACGAATACAGCGGGCCTCCGTCCGTTTCCAGAAACGCGAACGTGTTGCTGCTTCCGTCCGTGATGTCGCGAAAACTGGTGGTCACTCCGGTCCCGAACATCCCGCGCCATTCTCGCCAGGAATTCGGAACGTGCCCGCCGGGGACACCGCCCGACGGCAGGTAATTCGTCTGGCCGACTTCCGGAATGCTGCGACCGAACCAATAACCGGATTCGTAACGGGCGAAGATTCCGTGCGGGTCGCATTTCAGCGGATCGGAACCGCCGATCAGCGGACTGCAGCGAACATGCAGTCCCAGAAACTGCCCGGTCGCCGACTGGCCGGTGTCTGACGGGCACAGAAACACGGACAGCTTTGCCTGAGCGATCTCCCAGTCGCGCGTCCACCACGGCTGGCGGCGGGTGTCGGAGACGGGCAGCGGATCGAAACCCTGCCACGAATGAATGCGGCTGTAGACGTTGGCCTGATCCATGTACGGCAGCAGAGCGACGTGAGCGCTGGTTCCGGGATTCGGCCGGTTCGCCGTCAGTTGCAGGGAACTCAGGGCCGGAGCGTCCGTGTCCATCGCCAGGGCAGCGGCGGGAAAGTGACGATGCACGTCGTGGAAATTGTGCAGCGCTATGCCGAACTGCTTCAGATTGTTGCGGCACTGAGTCCGGCGAGCAGCCTCGCGAGCCTGCTGGACCGCCGGCAGCAACAGCGCGATCAGGACCGCAATGACGGCGATGACAACCAGCAGCTCAATCAGCGTAAACGCTCGCCGACGGGAACCGCACTCCGCCAAAAGAGTCGGATACTGCGGTCGAACACAGCGTTCGGTGAATTCAGATCTTCGCACCAGCCCGCCTCCCGCCGGCAAAAAACCGCGACAAACGAAAATTGTACCGGTGAATTCCAGGCCTTCTCAAAGAATTTTCGCAATCGGTGAGGCCTCCGAGCCCCGCCGACTTCCGCGGCACACGCCGAACAGAATTCACACGTCCCCTGCGACACGCCGGACTGCGAAGCCCGGTGCGGTGTCAGTTGCCGAGCCTCTTCACACGGCCCTTCGGCGAACCGATTCGGCGGTGCCGCGCGGGGGCGGCGTTCCATCGTTCTTCTGTTGGGGTGCTTCTGTCTGCTGCTGTTTCCATACGCCACCGCTCCCGAACCGGTGGGAATAACTCCGACAGAATCCGTCCGGCTGACCGAAAACAACTCGTCATGCGAACTTTTCCGGTCAATTCGCCGGACAAATATTCGTGGGAAACGGCCGGACCTGTCATAATCGGGACGGGAACAGCACGGCTCACGCAGCTTGTGACGGCACTGTGATTTGATCGCCTGGAGCACGCGAATGCCAACATCATCGTCGCCGGTCGACACATCGCCAACGGCCCCCCGGCCGAATGGAATGCAGCCGAACGCATCGCAGTCGAACGGAACCGACACCAGCGGATGCGAAGCAAACGGACGCGAAGCAAACGGCACAGCGAAGGCGGTCGCGCCGTCTTCCGCTGACGACCGGGCACAGGCCACCAGCAAGGCCCTGGACCAGGCTCAAAGTGACCTGGAAAACCTGTTTCGCAGCACGGAAATCGCGGTCATCTTTCTGGATGACGAACAGTGCATCAAGCGATTTACTCCGGCCGTCACACAGGTCTACAACCTGATCAAGACGGACATCGGCCGTCCGATCTGGCACCTGACTCACAACGCCGTCACGATGCCGGCGCTGCCGGAATCCGCGGCGCTGGCGGAAGCGTCCACGGCGATCGAGCACGCGGTGGAACTTCTGGACGGCCGGTCGTTCATGCGGCGAGTCCTGCCATACCGCGATTCGGACGGCGAGCCGGCGGGAATCATCGTCACGTTTTCCGATGTCAGTGACCTGCGGCAGTCGGAACGCAAGGCTCGCCGGGGCCTGGCTCAACTGCAGGCGGTGTATCAGCATTCGGGCGTGGGTCTGGGATTTGTCGACTGCGACCTGCGGTACGTCAGCGTGAACAATGTGCTGGCAGACATCAACGGTGTTCCGGTTCAGGATCACGCGGGCCGGCTGATGCATGAAATTCTGCCGCCGGATCTGGTCGAATCCATCGAAGGGATGTATCGGGAGGTGATTCGGACCCGGCAGCCGGTGACGGACATCGAAATCACCGGCCGAACCCGAGCGAATCCGGAAACCGATCATACCTGGCTGGTCAGTTATCACCCGGTGATTGATGAAGCCGGTGAGGTGCTGGGCGTGACATCCGTGGTTAAGGATATATCCGAACGCAAACGCCAGGAACAGTTGATCGGCGACAGTGAGAAGTTTCTTCGCAAGACGCTGGATTCGCTGTTCGCGTTCGTCGGTGTCTGTACGGTGGACGGCACGCTGGTGGAAGCCAACCGCCAGTTGCTGAAGGCCGCCGGCGTGCAGCCGCAGGACGTTCTGGGAAAACACTTCGCCGACACATACTGGTGGAGTTACGACCGTCAGGTGCAGTCACGGCTGCGAGCCGCGATCCGCCGCGCGGCGTCCGGCAAGATTTCGCGGTACGACGTGGACATCCGCGTCGCCGGCGGCCGCCTGATGACGATCGACTTTCAACTGGTACCGATGTTTGACGATGCCGGCCGGGTCACTCACATGATCCCGTCGGGAATTGACATTTCGGACCGCCGCCGCGACGAGCAGTCTCTGCGAATCAGCGAGGAACGGCTGAGAATCGCCGCCCGGGCCGCCGGTTTCGGAACGTACGACATCAACTTCAAATCGAATACGGTTGTCTGGTCGCCGGAAATGAAGGACATCTTCGGTCTGCCGGACAGTGCTCCAGTGCGACTGAAGGCCGGGCACGTGCCGGACCTGGTGCATCCGGACGATCGCGATCTGGTTGCCGAGGCGATTCGTTCTTCCACACACGCGGCCAGCAACGGCGAATGCGCGGTGGACTACCGCGTGGTGACTCCCAAGGGCGAAGTTCGCTGGGTGCGCATGAAGGGCCGGACTCTGTTCATCAAGCGCGATGGC is part of the Planctomycetaceae bacterium genome and encodes:
- a CDS encoding DUF1559 domain-containing protein, encoding MRRSEFTERCVRPQYPTLLAECGSRRRAFTLIELLVVIAVIAVLIALLLPAVQQAREAARRTQCRNNLKQFGIALHNFHDVHRHFPAAALAMDTDAPALSSLQLTANRPNPGTSAHVALLPYMDQANVYSRIHSWQGFDPLPVSDTRRQPWWTRDWEIAQAKLSVFLCPSDTGQSATGQFLGLHVRCSPLIGGSDPLKCDPHGIFARYESGYWFGRSIPEVGQTNYLPSGGVPGGHVPNSWREWRGMFGTGVTTSFRDITDGSSNTFAFLETDGGPLYSYFWIDNGAFPVVFGFAKRGTPDFRDFARISSPHEGGFQALLGDGSVRMLSQHIDSATLWRLSAIADNDVVGQF